The genomic DNA AAGTTTCCAAGTGCttatatataaaaggaaaattcaaaataaaactgatGCTACATTTTGTCTCATTCTGGAAATAAGTATTATTTATCCacagatacataaaattaatTGGGGATAGCCCCATCTATCTCATAAAGAGATTCATTGtcaagataattttacttctttgtggTTGATAATTACTTATAAAAAGTCTAATAAATTTATACTCTTTTGATCTATTGTGTACTATACCCAATTGCAATAAGTCaaacaaaagaaactttttttttgtccatTGAGGGGCATTTTATTTGCACGTATGTATTACATCCCTAGAAAAAGAATCTCAGGATTTTCCctcctgtgtgttttcttttttttttttttttaaagattttatttatttatctgacagagatagagacagccagcgagagagggaacacaagcaaggggagtgggagaggaagaagcaggctcctagcggagaagcctgatgtggggctcgatcccacaacgccgggatcacgccctgagccgaaggcagacgcttaaccgctgtgccacccaggcgcccctcctgtgtgttttcttcttgcttcttcaTGGTCCATGATGCCAGCTGATATTGTCAGGACAATGAAACCAAACTGGAGGGATGCAAGCAGGTTATTCTGCCATTTTTGTAGATCTTTGAGTTGGACATCAAATCTGGGGCTGCTCACTCCACACATGTTTAACCTGCCCATGAGGTCCACAACAATGTTCCCAGCTCTGTGATCAGCAATGCTTTCAAATTCGCCAACATAACCGAGCTTCGTCCTCACAGTGAGAAACCGGACGGTGGCTTTGGAACATAGCCTAATAAAAACCTGGCATTTGCCTCTTTTTTCAGCATTGTTAATGCTCTGGAGAGCATCTGCCAGGACATTCACGTGCACCATTATGGCAGCAAGAAAGATggcagaaagagaacaaaaggaacATTTTAGCTCTTAGAACTTTATGGCAATAGAAACTTATTTTGCTAgcgtttgttgggttttttttttttttaagattttatttctaagtaatctctacaccgaacCTGGGGCTCAAAATTACaaaccagagatcaagagtcacatgttctactgactgagccagccacgcagCCCTATAGATTTTGGTTTTGCAGAGAAGTAAAATATGGTGACCAACCAAAATATTTTGCATGTTTAAATTTAGGATAAAATTTAGGCAAGTTGAGACTAAAATTGGAGAAAAGTAAACAATGCAAAATATCTGaatgtttatatttatgaaaCAAAGGTCGGGTATAAAATcttggatacatttttaaatgatgtaatagttttattttttaaatgccaatatTGACCATAAACTtacacgtattttttttttttaagattttgtttatttatttttgagagagagagagagcacaagcagggggagcagcaggcagaagggagggagaagcgggctccccactgagcagggaacccaaagcaggactcgatcgcaggaccccagggatcatgacctgagccgaaggcagatgcttaaccgactgagccacccaggcgccccaaacttaaatatatttaaactcaACAGTGAGAATTTCCTTGTCAACTTCAAAATGTATGGGGGAAGAATTCCGCTTCCAAGAGATGGTGTAGATGTACTTTTTCCTGTTCCTCCTGCTAACTAAGGACCATGGACAACTAAGGACCATGGACATTACTATAAAACAAGTATAAGATTCCaaaaggtggagagaaagcagACTGGCTAGCTACTGCAGGACCCAAAGAATCACACGATGGTGAAGTCCCTGAGATTCCCCTTTGCTTTAAGTATCTCAGACTTAGAGCTCAGAAAGCCAGCAACCCAGAAACACAGGAAAAACAGCCAAAGGGAACAGCTGGGAAAAAAGAGGTGGGGGCAGCCTAGCAAGGCAGAAATTTTTAGATAATTGCTCTACTCCAGCCAAACCCCACAAAAAATCTGACTCTACCCCCACCAGCAAAGGCCAGTTGAGAAGCTTAGATTTCCAACCCTCcaacataacacacacacacacaccagggtgATGTCAGTAAAAGTGAGTAGGGAACCTGAATGTTCATCCCTTTCCCAGCCCCCAAACCCCACAGTGTTGATGGACACGTAGGCTTCTACCCCCCATCAATAATGAATCACCTCTTCCAGCCCCGGGCATGGGGGGAAGGTGTCACACAATGTCTAGTGCAGAGTCAGGATTCTATCCAGAGGGTAGGATgtaatctaatatgactggtgtcttttaATAACAAGGagagattaggacacaggcacacacagagggaaggccatgtgaagacacagagagaagatggccacCTCCAAGCCAAGGAGAGACGCTTCAGAAGAGACCAACCCCACTGACACTTGATaccggacttccagcctccacaactgtgagaaaataaactcctGGTGTGtaagcctcccagtctgtggtacttggaTATGGCGGCCGGAGCAAATTAGCTCTTATACTTGGCCCTAGGCCTAGTCCTTATTAAGGAAGGAATTTCTAGGGTAAGACTAAAACTTTAATCTGATGGTACTGAAGGCTTAGGCACAGTTGAAAAAAATGAACGTAGGAAACTCTTCAATCCTGAAGGCAGAGAATATGGATGTTAGAGACCACAGGACCCTCCAAAGGTTTTCCAACTAGCAACAAAACAGGGGTTGCCCGACTGTACCAATGCCTGCCCGAATTTCTTAGGCCTTACCCCTGCACTGCACGCTGGCTGGGCTCCTACTCCTAGCATTTCCATCTCTCTCCCAAAGGCTTTCTCCAAAGCTCTGGAGGCCACTGCCCCACTCACAGTGAACTAGAAGGGACAGGGAGTTCGTACACAGGAAGCAGTTTTCAACCAATGACTGATGGAAGTTCGCTCCCTTGTTCCTCAGCTGCGATGACTCCGAGGCATGCGGTCCACGTCATTTCCCAGAGTTCCCTACAGGATTCAGCTCCAGTCATTCACCCTTTAACGGCTACTCTCCCTTCCCTGACTTCCCCTCAATCTGTTACTGAAGTTTCCCACACCTCCAAAATAAACTGCTTTCACTCCTGTCCTTGTCAAGGGAACTGCTTCTGGTAGAAACCAAAGCAAagggcaaccctctcaggtcccctccttccttgggagctttgtactatagcCCAATTAACTTTGCTTTTCTGCCCACCAAAAAAAGaggggggcacccaggtggcttagtctgttaagcaactgccttcagctcagttcatgatctcagggtcctgggatcgagtccctcatcaggctccctgctcagtggggagtctgcttctccctctccctctactccccccccccccccccgcagctcatgcttgctctctcgcACTCTtgctccctcaaataaataaataaaatcttgggggaaaaaaaatagaaaagaaaaaaaaaaaggcccctgGCTGACTTATTGGCTTCACAGCAGTACAAGTCAACTTCTCTCTACCCATCGCTCAAGATAATGAacggtgactcttgatcttggtgccCAGGGATCCAGCACCCTGTCTCTCAAAAACTCCTTATTCCTTTCCTTGCCAGGATTTTTCCTTCTCCAGCACAGATGACAGCCCAGTCTATGGAATAGTAAGCAAAGACAGCTTAGAAACTGTGgggaatatttttattctgttcaaaTTTATAATAAGAGAGACAATACACCCCTCTGGGCCTGCCCGTGTGTGCCAAGTATCTGAGTATGGGCGAGCACTGACCATCTGTGACACAGTTTTAAAGGACTGTAGGGCACAAGGCCCCAGACTGGCACCCTCAGCCCGTGGATTCTGTATCAGCTCCAAAGCAGGAAGACTGGCTCTGACTTCATCTAGGGTCCTTTGCAAATCTATGGTTTATGGCATAAGCACTGGCTCAGACATTTACTAATCGAGGCCTTTCTTTCATCTTGCCTCTACCATGGTTTTCAAAAGTCAATTTTCAATGCAAGAGCTGCATCTTTCGGTCATCATTGTTCTGCTGTGGTCCCCCAAGGCACGAAGGGGAAATGCCTCATATGCCTCAAAagcagaaaaggcaaaacaatccTCAGGTGACGTCCTAGAATTTTCCCTGCCATACGCCTGCCTCATACCATTCTATAAGGCCATATACCTGCCTTATACCGCTCTATAGGGTCTGAACATTTTATAA from Ursus arctos isolate Adak ecotype North America unplaced genomic scaffold, UrsArc2.0 scaffold_31, whole genome shotgun sequence includes the following:
- the LOC113243681 gene encoding 40S ribosomal protein S15a-like, with the protein product MVHVNVLADALQSINNAEKRGKCQVFIRLCSKATVRFLTVRTKLGYVGEFESIADHRAGNIVVDLMGRLNMCGVSSPRFDVQLKDLQKWQNNLLASLQFGFIVLTISAGIMDHEEARRKHTGGAPGWHSG